Proteins from a single region of Candidatus Methanosuratincola sp.:
- a CDS encoding carboxymuconolactone decarboxylase family protein, which yields MDPSWHEHAGGEMPEGAKRTRQMRTWGRQYSIQSAWLSQEQGKRERRKKQVRQRREEEIRREEKRGRGRTDLVNEGPMIEPGWTGTRIRERRGILIREGVGNLSEGPLSVFSGIDPELLNCVKSASDLAFCGGRMPLKYKLLMAMALDAAHGASKGVRSLAEQAMRAGATKEEVAEALRVAFYISGCGSVYTAAEGLREIFK from the coding sequence GTGGACCCGTCCTGGCACGAGCACGCCGGAGGCGAAATGCCTGAGGGCGCTAAGAGAACGCGGCAGATGCGGACTTGGGGCAGGCAATATTCGATTCAAAGCGCATGGCTTTCCCAGGAACAGGGCAAAAGAGAGAGAAGGAAAAAGCAGGTAAGGCAGAGGAGAGAAGAAGAGATAAGGAGAGAGGAAAAGAGGGGAAGAGGCCGCACGGACCTGGTTAATGAGGGGCCGATGATAGAGCCCGGCTGGACAGGAACCCGGATAAGGGAGCGGCGGGGGATCCTGATCAGGGAGGGGGTTGGGAATTTGTCCGAAGGACCTCTTTCGGTCTTCAGCGGCATCGACCCGGAGCTCCTAAACTGCGTGAAGAGCGCTTCGGACCTTGCGTTCTGCGGGGGAAGGATGCCCCTGAAGTACAAGCTGCTGATGGCGATGGCGCTAGACGCTGCGCACGGCGCAAGCAAGGGCGTGAGGTCGCTAGCAGAGCAGGCGATGAGGGCGGGCGCCACCAAGGAGGAGGTCGCGGAGGCGCTCAGGGTGGCGTTCTACATCAGCGGGTGCGGGAGCGTGTACACGGCTGCAGAGGGGCTGAGGGAGATCTTCAAATGA
- the pyrI gene encoding aspartate carbamoyltransferase regulatory subunit — translation MNVQKNGTKKGMIVSPIENGTVIDHLPPGRAVRIARMLGLTEGAVVIIGQNLKSTKYGRKDLIKVENRFLTDEECSRIALFAPNATVNIIRDSELVEKRKVSIPDVVEGIAICSNANCITNKEPVPTRMVTVSRSPVVIACYYCGYEVKAEDLRLRG, via the coding sequence TTGAACGTCCAGAAGAACGGTACGAAGAAGGGGATGATTGTCAGCCCGATAGAGAACGGGACCGTGATCGACCACCTCCCGCCGGGTAGGGCGGTCAGGATCGCCCGGATGCTCGGCCTCACCGAGGGGGCGGTGGTGATCATCGGTCAGAACCTGAAGTCGACAAAGTACGGGAGGAAGGACCTGATCAAGGTCGAGAACAGGTTCCTGACGGACGAGGAGTGCAGCAGAATAGCCCTCTTTGCCCCAAACGCGACCGTGAACATCATCAGGGACTCGGAGCTCGTCGAGAAGCGCAAGGTCTCGATACCCGACGTTGTCGAGGGGATCGCGATCTGCTCCAACGCAAACTGCATCACGAACAAGGAGCCGGTGCCGACGCGCATGGTCACCGTGAGCCGGTCGCCGGTCGTAATCGCCTGTTACTACTGCGGATACGAGGTCAAGGCAGAGGACCTCCGGCTGAGGGGCTGA
- a CDS encoding NAD(P)-dependent oxidoreductase: MLITGASGLLGGRIAEYADSKGHSVFSGYLSHHPQFGYPLKLDVTDPQSVSEAFRRSRPDVIFHTAAVTGVDRCERDRDLALQVNVEGTGNVAEAARGAGSYLVFLSSDYVFDGSRGRYREEDGRNPVNFLGKTKVLAEDMVASSGARHLIARTSFIFGSRAPRGELNFALWVVMKLRLHAPFRVVADQFITPTYDWSLVRMLFEAAEKGIQGTLHLAGATRVSKYDFAFSIAKSFGLDWEVMIPSSRDEMGWIAERPADSSLDTSKARAVLENKPMDLGESLKRLREELPGE; encoded by the coding sequence GTGCTCATAACCGGCGCCAGCGGCCTCCTGGGCGGCAGGATAGCGGAGTACGCCGACTCCAAGGGCCACTCCGTCTTCTCGGGGTACCTGTCGCACCATCCGCAGTTTGGATACCCGTTGAAGCTCGACGTAACCGACCCGCAGTCGGTCTCGGAGGCCTTCCGGAGATCGCGCCCCGACGTCATCTTCCACACCGCCGCGGTCACGGGCGTCGACAGGTGCGAGCGGGATAGGGACCTCGCGCTGCAGGTGAACGTCGAGGGGACAGGGAACGTCGCGGAGGCCGCGAGGGGCGCGGGGTCTTACCTCGTCTTCCTATCCTCGGACTACGTCTTCGACGGCTCCCGGGGGCGATACAGGGAGGAGGACGGGAGGAACCCGGTCAACTTCCTGGGCAAGACCAAGGTCCTGGCCGAGGACATGGTGGCCTCTTCTGGCGCCAGGCATCTGATTGCCAGGACCTCCTTCATCTTCGGCTCAAGGGCTCCGCGGGGCGAGCTGAACTTTGCCCTCTGGGTCGTCATGAAGCTCAGGTTGCACGCCCCCTTCAGGGTCGTCGCCGACCAGTTCATCACCCCGACGTACGACTGGAGCCTCGTAAGGATGCTCTTCGAGGCCGCGGAGAAGGGGATCCAGGGGACCCTGCACCTGGCAGGGGCGACCCGTGTCTCGAAGTACGACTTCGCCTTCAGCATAGCAAAGTCATTCGGCCTCGACTGGGAAGTCATGATCCCTTCGAGCAGGGACGAGATGGGGTGGATCGCGGAGCGCCCGGCGGACTCCTCTCTGGACACCTCCAAGGCGCGGGCCGTGCTGGAGAACAAGCCCATGGACCTCGGCGAATCCCTGAAGAGGCTGAGGGAAGAGCTGCCTGGTGAGTGA
- the pyrB gene encoding aspartate carbamoyltransferase: MDFLNRDIVSIKDLTREDLDKVFGTARRMERDGYDRGLLRGKRVSLLFYEPSTRTRLSFQAAAQSLGADTIWFAGIEGTSVMKGETLKDTIETVSNYADAIVVRHPYDGAARWAAEITTRRAERGEKKVPVINGGDGRNEHPTQTMLDLYTMAQSQGRIGGLTIAMVGDLKYGRTVHSLAYALGMYGCRIRLVAPEQLQMPPHVLSYLASRGVECTLHTSIEEVIGEVDILYMTRIQKERFPDENEYNRVRGMYRVTRKMLQPAKPTMRVMHPLPRVDEVSVDVDDDPRSYYFKQAGNGVPIRAALLAMVLGGIS; this comes from the coding sequence TTGGACTTCTTGAACAGGGACATCGTTTCGATAAAGGACCTGACACGTGAGGACCTCGACAAGGTCTTCGGGACCGCCAGGCGGATGGAGAGGGACGGCTACGACAGGGGGCTGCTGAGGGGAAAGCGCGTCTCCCTGCTCTTCTACGAGCCAAGTACGAGGACCCGCCTCAGCTTCCAGGCCGCAGCACAGTCGCTCGGCGCCGACACGATCTGGTTTGCGGGGATCGAGGGGACCTCCGTCATGAAGGGCGAGACCCTGAAAGACACCATAGAGACCGTCTCCAACTATGCGGACGCGATAGTCGTCCGCCACCCTTACGACGGGGCCGCGAGGTGGGCCGCCGAGATAACCACCAGGAGGGCGGAGCGGGGCGAGAAGAAGGTCCCGGTAATAAACGGCGGGGACGGGAGGAACGAGCACCCGACGCAGACCATGCTGGACCTCTACACGATGGCACAGTCGCAGGGGAGGATAGGCGGGCTGACGATAGCGATGGTTGGCGACCTGAAGTACGGGAGGACCGTCCACTCGCTGGCATACGCGCTCGGGATGTACGGGTGCAGGATCAGGCTGGTCGCCCCAGAGCAGCTCCAGATGCCCCCGCACGTCCTCTCCTACCTCGCTTCCCGCGGGGTCGAATGCACCCTCCACACCTCGATAGAAGAGGTGATCGGGGAGGTCGACATACTCTACATGACGCGCATCCAGAAGGAGCGGTTCCCCGACGAGAACGAGTACAACAGGGTCAGGGGCATGTACAGGGTGACGAGGAAGATGCTCCAGCCGGCCAAGCCGACGATGAGGGTGATGCACCCGCTGCCCAGGGTCGACGAGGTCTCTGTGGACGTCGACGACGACCCGAGGTCATACTACTTCAAGCAGGCGGGGAACGGCGTCCCGATAAGGGCCGCCCTCCTCGCGATGGTCCTGGGGGGGATCTCTTGA
- a CDS encoding glycosyltransferase: MKASVIIPTLGGGYLDHTLRTLGRQTVKPDEVVLVVKGSDPAKLERKCSEYGLSSTVLEQTGGRVTRAYNMGKEAATGDVLIFTDDDVLLPPEWVERHLSLHRAYPKVAGIGSRDIQYDLASGKTVPTRDERLPFKFYRPVRRLLGLRLHPPHPFLRKYRLGIYLTKEGKIRYGPLLPNFRCYSLSYKGANMSFKREAVEGVSFVEHPRLRRCLGFEQHFALSLLLRGYDTVYTPENPLFHIRHESLSRTAYKSVLSEIISEQSFMESLLRDLLDQLG, translated from the coding sequence ATGAAGGCATCCGTGATAATCCCCACGCTGGGCGGTGGGTACCTCGACCACACGCTCAGGACCCTCGGCCGCCAGACCGTGAAGCCAGACGAAGTCGTGCTCGTAGTCAAGGGCTCCGATCCAGCAAAACTCGAGAGGAAGTGCAGCGAGTACGGTCTGAGCTCCACTGTGCTCGAACAGACCGGGGGGCGCGTAACCAGGGCTTACAACATGGGCAAGGAGGCTGCAACCGGCGACGTCCTCATCTTCACCGACGACGACGTCCTCCTACCTCCGGAATGGGTCGAGCGGCACCTCTCCCTCCACCGGGCCTATCCGAAAGTCGCAGGCATAGGCAGCCGGGACATACAGTACGACCTTGCATCCGGAAAGACGGTTCCGACACGGGACGAGCGTCTCCCCTTCAAGTTTTACCGTCCTGTCAGGCGCCTCCTGGGGCTCCGGCTACACCCCCCGCACCCCTTCCTCCGCAAGTACCGGCTGGGCATATACCTCACAAAGGAAGGAAAGATCCGTTACGGTCCGCTACTCCCGAACTTCCGCTGCTATTCCCTCTCCTACAAAGGCGCCAATATGAGCTTCAAGAGGGAAGCCGTCGAGGGTGTCTCCTTTGTGGAGCACCCCAGGCTCAGGAGGTGCTTGGGCTTCGAACAGCACTTCGCCCTGAGCCTACTGTTGCGGGGCTACGACACGGTCTACACCCCTGAGAACCCCCTCTTCCACATAAGACACGAAAGCCTCTCCAGAACCGCCTACAAAAGCGTGCTGTCAGAAATCATCTCCGAGCAGTCATTCATGGAATCCCTGCTCCGCGACCTCTTGGATCAACTGGGCTGA
- a CDS encoding ornithine cyclodeaminase family protein, with product MVLILNSTEVRAALPMKEAIRSVEEGFRALGTGRAAIPKRLGLAVEDFEGSLLCMPAYITDQEALAVKAVSVYPRNQEKGRPTVSAVAVLFDPRTGEPLAIIEGGALTAIRTGAAVGIATRHMAADGARRVGVFGAGTIGRAAAEAIKEVVGEAAVKVYDTVRARAERYAREVSRQLDISVKVAADPRDAASWADVIVTATTSTTPVFDGRCLGSGVHINAVGAHSTRAREIDTATLLRARGRIVLDSKEGCMAEAGDILIPMAEGAIREADIFGELGEVIAKGRAVRRSEKDVTVFKSVGVAVEDAAAAAALYKIARAAGIGREVQF from the coding sequence TTGGTCCTAATCCTCAACAGCACCGAGGTCAGGGCAGCCCTCCCGATGAAGGAGGCGATAAGGTCCGTCGAGGAGGGCTTCAGGGCACTCGGAACGGGGAGGGCGGCGATCCCGAAGAGGCTGGGGCTCGCCGTCGAGGATTTTGAAGGCAGCCTCCTCTGCATGCCGGCGTATATCACCGACCAGGAGGCGTTGGCTGTCAAGGCGGTCTCGGTCTACCCGAGGAACCAGGAGAAGGGGCGCCCGACCGTAAGTGCAGTCGCGGTACTCTTCGACCCGAGGACCGGGGAGCCGCTGGCGATCATCGAGGGCGGGGCGCTCACGGCGATCAGGACGGGCGCCGCAGTGGGGATAGCCACCAGGCACATGGCGGCGGACGGGGCGCGGAGGGTGGGGGTCTTCGGGGCAGGGACGATAGGGAGGGCGGCGGCGGAGGCGATCAAGGAAGTGGTCGGCGAGGCGGCAGTGAAGGTGTACGACACGGTCAGGGCCCGGGCGGAGAGGTACGCGAGGGAGGTCTCGAGGCAGCTCGACATCAGCGTAAAGGTCGCCGCGGACCCGAGGGACGCCGCCTCGTGGGCAGACGTGATAGTCACCGCGACGACATCGACGACCCCGGTCTTCGACGGGAGGTGCCTCGGATCCGGGGTCCACATAAACGCGGTGGGCGCCCACAGCACCCGTGCGAGAGAGATCGACACGGCAACGCTCCTCAGGGCGAGGGGGCGGATTGTGCTGGACTCGAAGGAGGGGTGCATGGCGGAGGCGGGAGACATACTCATCCCCATGGCTGAGGGCGCGATCCGCGAGGCGGACATATTCGGCGAGCTGGGGGAGGTGATCGCGAAGGGGAGGGCCGTCAGGAGGTCGGAGAAGGACGTGACCGTCTTCAAGTCCGTGGGCGTCGCGGTGGAGGACGCGGCTGCCGCAGCCGCGCTCTACAAGATAGCCAGGGCTGCGGGGATAGGGAGGGAGGTCCAGTTCTGA
- a CDS encoding oligosaccharide flippase family protein gives MSLNRVIRSSLWLYISGIVGNFLGFVYWLVATKFVGAAVIGDGAAVVGIVSVVGSIFGLGISSGMTRMVGRALGRGETDSVSVHLFSSLALSVALSLVAAALVYALGGLFSIPDFQIPYVAALIPLHSSLPVLTAYYNARLRTSVIAASSMVASVLRLGIGILLLYLGWSFVGVMAAYFVSYAAQNVGMILALRRDVVVPRPPSARSAAEAVRTGFPSWLPSLVETAGSWFGVLGVYGVSGNLEAGTYYVAFVIASIVFALPLSLLGLMFPVLSGMEDGRKRATNRAVLLTSAVVAPLAAAVIAYPRVPLSLLGPEYVGSSVALQILLLAAFVSPIPSGFNSLIYAYGRYRDVTILGFAYNLPRLLMYPFLVSAWGENGAAASYVLGFFVATVVVYFMAKPIGYSVGWRNSILVSSIPIAAAALVWLTQIPWYVGGPVVLGASAISYARLGIVKKSDLADVSSAFVSKGRIEQFQPYIRYVLEVLYGK, from the coding sequence ATGTCCCTCAACAGGGTGATCCGGTCGAGCCTCTGGCTCTACATCTCTGGCATCGTAGGCAACTTCCTCGGCTTCGTCTACTGGCTCGTGGCGACGAAATTCGTCGGGGCGGCGGTGATAGGCGACGGGGCTGCGGTAGTCGGCATAGTCTCCGTCGTCGGCAGCATATTCGGCCTCGGCATCTCCTCGGGGATGACGAGGATGGTCGGGAGGGCGCTCGGCCGCGGCGAGACGGACAGCGTGAGCGTCCACCTCTTCTCGAGCCTCGCACTCTCGGTCGCGCTGAGCCTGGTGGCGGCCGCCCTCGTCTACGCGCTCGGGGGGCTCTTCTCGATACCGGACTTCCAGATCCCCTACGTCGCCGCCCTCATACCTCTCCACTCCTCCCTCCCCGTGCTGACCGCGTACTACAACGCGAGGCTGAGGACCAGCGTCATCGCCGCCTCCTCGATGGTCGCGAGCGTTTTGCGCCTCGGGATCGGGATACTCCTCCTCTACCTCGGGTGGTCGTTCGTGGGGGTGATGGCTGCGTACTTCGTCTCCTACGCGGCCCAGAACGTCGGGATGATCCTGGCGCTCCGGAGGGACGTCGTGGTGCCTCGCCCCCCCTCAGCCCGGTCAGCTGCCGAGGCGGTCCGGACGGGCTTCCCGTCCTGGCTCCCGTCCCTCGTCGAGACCGCGGGGTCCTGGTTCGGGGTGCTCGGGGTCTACGGCGTCTCCGGGAACCTGGAGGCCGGGACCTACTACGTCGCGTTCGTAATCGCCAGCATAGTCTTCGCCCTCCCCCTCTCCCTCCTTGGGCTGATGTTCCCGGTCCTGAGCGGGATGGAAGACGGCCGCAAGCGGGCGACTAACAGGGCGGTCCTCCTCACCAGCGCCGTCGTCGCGCCTCTGGCAGCCGCCGTGATCGCGTACCCCCGCGTCCCCCTCTCCCTCCTCGGGCCCGAGTACGTCGGCTCGTCCGTGGCGCTCCAGATCCTCCTCCTGGCAGCCTTCGTCTCGCCGATCCCGTCCGGATTCAACTCGCTCATATACGCCTACGGTAGGTACAGGGACGTAACGATCCTGGGCTTCGCCTATAACCTCCCCAGGCTCCTCATGTACCCGTTCTTGGTCTCGGCCTGGGGGGAGAACGGGGCTGCCGCCTCGTACGTCCTCGGGTTCTTCGTCGCGACCGTAGTGGTCTACTTCATGGCCAAGCCGATCGGCTACTCGGTAGGGTGGAGGAACTCGATCCTCGTCTCGTCCATCCCGATCGCTGCAGCGGCCCTCGTGTGGCTCACACAGATCCCGTGGTACGTAGGCGGCCCGGTCGTGCTCGGGGCCTCCGCCATCTCATACGCCCGCCTCGGGATAGTGAAGAAGTCCGACCTCGCCGACGTATCCTCCGCATTCGTCTCAAAGGGGAGGATCGAGCAGTTCCAGCCCTACATAAGGTACGTGCTGGAAGTCCTTTACGGGAAATGA
- a CDS encoding NAD-dependent deacylase, protein MESIAALLRSGGRAVAFTGAGISTDSGIPDFRGRQGLWKRFDPRMATRSFMLEDPRAFWEFYAMRFESLARAEPNAGHRALAALEREGLLEAVITQNIDGLHRKAGSRRVIELHGNIGSSRCDECWSLRPTEECVAVLRGKGEVPRCGCGGIFRPSVVLFEEPVEMFEAALGIAQESELCVVVGSSLTVYPAAAIPEVVKSSGGRLVIINADPTPLDARADIVVREGASSALAGVVRALGINEG, encoded by the coding sequence GTGGAGAGTATAGCGGCGCTTCTCAGGAGCGGCGGGCGCGCGGTGGCCTTCACCGGGGCCGGGATCAGCACCGACAGCGGGATACCGGACTTCAGGGGGAGGCAGGGGCTGTGGAAGAGGTTCGACCCGAGGATGGCGACGAGGTCGTTCATGCTGGAGGACCCCAGGGCGTTCTGGGAGTTCTACGCGATGCGGTTCGAGTCCCTGGCGCGGGCCGAGCCGAATGCCGGCCACAGGGCCCTTGCGGCGCTGGAGAGAGAGGGGCTGCTGGAGGCGGTGATCACGCAGAACATAGACGGGCTCCACAGAAAGGCGGGGTCGAGGAGGGTGATCGAGCTCCACGGGAACATAGGATCGAGCAGGTGCGACGAGTGCTGGTCGTTGAGGCCCACCGAGGAGTGCGTCGCGGTCCTGAGGGGGAAGGGGGAGGTGCCGAGGTGCGGTTGCGGCGGGATCTTCAGGCCGTCGGTGGTGCTATTCGAGGAGCCGGTCGAGATGTTCGAGGCCGCGCTCGGGATCGCCCAGGAGAGCGAGCTGTGCGTCGTGGTCGGCTCCTCGCTGACGGTCTACCCGGCGGCGGCGATACCCGAAGTGGTCAAATCATCAGGGGGCAGACTCGTCATTATAAACGCGGATCCGACCCCGCTCGACGCGCGGGCTGACATCGTGGTGAGGGAGGGGGCGTCCTCTGCCCTGGCTGGCGTTGTGAGGGCACTGGGGATCAACGAGGGGTGA
- a CDS encoding indolepyruvate ferredoxin oxidoreductase subunit alpha, whose protein sequence is MVLKDVISGGKGQAFMLCNEAIVRGAIEADVKVVAFYPGAPTSEILDTFSEALGSFDYHMQIATNEKVALEICAGASFAGFRSLTAMKSVGMNVASDTLFVLGYTGVRGGLVVVMADDPHAHSSQSEQDGRFFAPNAYVPMLEPSTAQEAKEMVKEAFAISERHRVPVIVRTVTRVNHQSGVVELGEIRRGKFERARWRDLKEEYLTLGEVARRKKVRMLERRAELEKEFEGSAFNSVLRGEGGAGTGIVTSSVSYLYVLEALKSLGLWGRVPVLKLGTTYPVPRRLVADFIRGLKGVIVVEELSPYLENEVAVIAKDVNPAARIFGKRSGDFSEAWELNPDLVSEGIASALGLEHGDKTKIVEEARALKEGMPDRYPTFCPGCPHRGTFAALSQALRALSASGKGYYFANDIGCYSMWVFPPISKADSSLCMGASVGIANGLSNVIEERVVAVVGDSTFYHAALPAILNAVHNRNRFTLLILDNSVTAMTGQQPNLSTEYTAGWREGKRVPIEDVCRAAGAEFVEVVDSYSVKENVPVFRRALEYDGLAVVVSRRECALYGDRRKRRRGEKITPFEVDKSVCRRPYACIRDVYCPAHEIDGDGQPRISPELCDGCSVCSRMCAFGSIRRAGAGTGNENGTGNQKRNDKEKEKEKEKGEGAGERR, encoded by the coding sequence ATGGTTCTTAAAGACGTTATATCAGGCGGGAAAGGGCAGGCGTTCATGCTCTGCAACGAAGCCATAGTCAGGGGGGCGATCGAGGCAGACGTCAAGGTCGTCGCGTTCTACCCCGGGGCGCCCACGTCGGAGATCCTGGACACCTTCTCCGAGGCGCTCGGGAGCTTCGACTACCACATGCAGATCGCGACGAACGAGAAGGTCGCGCTCGAGATATGCGCCGGCGCCTCCTTCGCCGGGTTCAGGAGCCTCACCGCTATGAAGAGCGTCGGGATGAACGTCGCCTCTGACACGCTCTTCGTCCTGGGCTACACCGGGGTCAGGGGAGGGTTGGTGGTCGTGATGGCGGACGACCCCCACGCCCACTCCTCCCAGTCCGAGCAGGACGGCAGGTTCTTCGCGCCGAACGCGTACGTCCCGATGCTCGAGCCCTCGACTGCCCAGGAGGCGAAGGAGATGGTCAAGGAGGCGTTCGCGATCTCGGAGAGGCACAGGGTTCCCGTGATTGTGAGGACGGTCACGAGGGTGAACCACCAGAGCGGAGTCGTCGAGCTTGGCGAGATCAGGAGGGGCAAGTTCGAGAGGGCGAGGTGGAGGGACCTCAAGGAGGAGTACCTCACCCTCGGGGAGGTCGCGAGGAGGAAGAAGGTGAGGATGCTCGAGAGGAGGGCGGAACTGGAGAAGGAGTTCGAGGGATCGGCGTTCAACTCGGTCCTCCGCGGAGAAGGGGGCGCGGGGACGGGGATAGTCACTTCATCGGTCTCGTACCTGTACGTCCTCGAGGCGCTCAAGTCGCTCGGTCTCTGGGGGAGGGTCCCTGTACTGAAGCTCGGGACCACGTACCCGGTCCCCAGGAGGCTAGTGGCGGACTTCATCAGGGGGCTCAAGGGGGTGATAGTGGTCGAGGAGCTCTCCCCCTACCTGGAGAACGAGGTCGCGGTCATAGCCAAGGACGTGAACCCCGCGGCTAGGATCTTCGGGAAGAGGAGCGGGGACTTCTCCGAGGCGTGGGAGCTCAACCCGGACCTCGTCTCGGAGGGGATAGCCTCTGCGTTGGGCCTGGAACACGGGGACAAGACCAAGATAGTCGAGGAGGCCAGGGCGCTGAAGGAGGGGATGCCCGACAGGTACCCCACGTTCTGCCCGGGCTGCCCGCACAGGGGGACCTTCGCCGCGCTGAGCCAGGCGCTGAGGGCGCTGAGCGCCTCGGGGAAGGGCTACTACTTCGCGAACGACATCGGCTGCTACTCGATGTGGGTCTTCCCGCCCATCTCGAAGGCGGACAGCTCGCTCTGCATGGGCGCGTCCGTGGGCATAGCCAACGGGCTCTCGAACGTCATCGAGGAGAGGGTCGTCGCGGTGGTGGGGGACTCGACCTTCTACCACGCCGCGCTGCCCGCGATACTCAACGCGGTCCACAACCGTAACAGGTTCACCCTGCTCATACTGGACAACTCCGTGACGGCGATGACCGGGCAGCAGCCGAACCTCTCGACCGAGTACACGGCGGGCTGGAGGGAGGGGAAGCGGGTGCCCATAGAGGACGTGTGCAGGGCCGCCGGGGCTGAGTTCGTCGAGGTCGTAGACTCCTACAGCGTCAAGGAGAACGTCCCGGTCTTCAGGAGGGCGCTGGAGTACGATGGGCTGGCCGTGGTGGTCTCGAGGAGGGAGTGCGCGCTCTACGGCGACAGGAGGAAGAGGAGGAGAGGCGAGAAGATCACGCCCTTCGAGGTCGACAAGTCGGTCTGCAGGAGGCCATACGCGTGCATAAGGGACGTCTACTGCCCCGCGCACGAGATCGACGGCGACGGCCAGCCGAGGATCTCGCCCGAGCTCTGCGACGGGTGCTCGGTCTGCTCGAGGATGTGCGCCTTCGGATCGATCAGGAGGGCAGGGGCTGGAACTGGTAATGAGAATGGGACTGGGAATCAGAAGAGGAATGACAAGGAGAAGGAGAAAGAGAAAGAGAAGGGGGAGGGGGCGGGCGAGAGGCGATGA
- a CDS encoding VOC family protein yields MESKIPARLGHVGIEMSSVKASRPFYDALLLPLGFRLVAEQPWGMGYSNGAFQVWVSEQPGRRVSRLPPTGEEEVVADHIAILVPDRSGLDRVTESMGSAGFKPLFPPADYPKFCEGYYAVSFFSDPDNFVVDVYTISPRR; encoded by the coding sequence ATGGAAAGCAAAATCCCAGCCAGGCTCGGCCACGTGGGGATAGAGATGTCCTCAGTAAAGGCTTCGCGCCCCTTCTACGACGCGCTCCTCCTGCCCCTCGGGTTCAGGCTCGTCGCTGAGCAGCCCTGGGGAATGGGATACTCGAACGGCGCCTTCCAGGTCTGGGTCTCGGAGCAGCCGGGGCGCAGGGTCTCGAGGCTCCCCCCGACCGGCGAGGAGGAGGTCGTGGCGGACCACATCGCGATCCTCGTCCCCGACCGCAGCGGCCTCGACCGCGTCACCGAAAGCATGGGATCCGCTGGGTTCAAGCCGCTCTTCCCGCCCGCCGACTACCCGAAGTTCTGCGAGGGGTACTACGCCGTGTCCTTCTTCTCCGACCCAGACAACTTTGTGGTCGATGTCTACACGATCTCGCCGAGACGTTGA
- a CDS encoding indolepyruvate oxidoreductase subunit beta — MSFNIFICGVGGQGLVLLTNVLGRACLKSGFKAITGEMYGLSQRSGSVSVHMRIGDDAYSPLIPVGEGDVLVALEAIEALRYIEYLKKGGLALVNRRVMHPPVETAGLVRDRSRKYFSLEDVVSRLRSYTGRVAVIDALAAAKEAGNPNAENTVFLGCLSALRELPLDPEKVREAIAEAVPERTVDQNLRAFELGRAAAREALCGSGVCRD; from the coding sequence ATGAGCTTCAACATATTCATCTGCGGTGTGGGCGGGCAGGGACTCGTCCTCCTCACCAACGTCCTGGGGAGGGCCTGCCTGAAGTCAGGGTTCAAGGCGATCACCGGGGAGATGTACGGACTCTCCCAGAGGAGCGGGAGCGTCTCCGTCCACATGAGGATAGGGGACGACGCGTACTCCCCGCTTATACCCGTCGGTGAGGGGGACGTCCTCGTCGCGCTCGAGGCGATCGAGGCGCTGCGTTACATAGAGTACCTCAAGAAGGGGGGGCTGGCGCTGGTGAACAGGAGGGTGATGCACCCGCCGGTGGAGACGGCCGGGCTGGTCAGGGACAGGTCGAGGAAGTACTTCTCCCTCGAGGACGTCGTTTCTAGGTTGAGGAGTTACACGGGGCGGGTCGCCGTGATCGACGCGCTGGCGGCTGCAAAGGAGGCTGGGAACCCGAACGCCGAAAACACGGTCTTCCTGGGGTGCCTCTCCGCGCTGAGGGAGCTCCCGCTCGACCCGGAGAAGGTCAGGGAGGCGATAGCGGAGGCCGTCCCGGAGCGGACCGTTGATCAGAACCTGAGGGCGTTCGAGCTGGGGAGGGCGGCTGCGAGGGAGGCGCTCTGCGGGTCCGGGGTCTGCAGGGATTGA